The window GGCGTCTGGGACAGAGACACAGGTAAAGAGGCCGGCGAGCGCCAGCAGCCTTCTTCCCCTCTTGTTTCCCTCCCCACGCCCCCATccctcccgccccgccgggccgaAGCGCTGCGTGCGGCGGGACCGGTGACAGCCGGACCCcgccagggctggcagggcagagccaccGCACGGACCGGCCGTGTGTGAGGGTCGGTCAGTCGTCCGAAGGCGAGCGGCTCTGGGCATGATGCTGGCCGCTACTCGTGCAGGGAAGGGGAGCgggaaaagggacagaaaaTGGGGAGACTGGCggtgctgtcccctgccccggCCGGCTGCCCCCCAGCCGCGCACCTCCTGTCCCGCCGCTCCTGCCCGCAGCCCGGCCGCGGAGGCCCGCAGCGAGAGTGTGGACAGCTGTCGCGGCTCTCCAGCAGAAACTTCGGGGAAAGTTGTCGCCCCTCGCCTGTGCTCCTCCGCTCCACGGCGGGGCGGGGAGAGGCGGGGCGGAACGCCCGTCCCGCCGGGGATCTGCTCCGGCggggcacccccagcctggccccgcTCCGGGGCTGCGCCCCCGCCCTCCCGCGCGGCCCGGCGCCGGCTGCGGGGAGGGCGGGCCGCGCTGCCCGCGGCgctgggggctctgcccgcGGGCCGGGCGCTGAGGGGCGCGGGGGCAGCGGCCGAGCCCCGCGGACCCCCCGCCCCGTCCCGCTCCGccagcccccgcagccccgaACGGTCTGTGCCCCGCCTTGTGTAACCTGCCAAGCGGCCGCCGCTCTTTTCTCCGCTAGTGTTTCCGATTTCACCCCCACGAGTCTCCCTACTTTCGACCCACCCCCAATTTTCTCTTCCAGTGAAACAAGAGACCTCACATAGCAGCGGATCCTTCCTCTTCATCCCCTCATGCACTCTTCAGGTCGGACTGCAATGAGTGGACTGAGGTCttctgggctgctggggcttgTACTCTTAATGCTCTCAGCAGGatactgcaaagaaaaaacagactCCACAGATTTGAAGGACAAGCAAAGTCTCTTAAATCTCATCATGGAGATCATTCAGGAACTGAAAAGGTATCACCTGGAGAAGGACAGTGGGATGCCATACTTCTCCAAGCATGACTATAACTTGGATCGAAGGGAAGTGGCTGACTATGGAGGGTACCAGGACGAGCAGAGAGTTGGTAAGTCACagtccattttttttccctagggtGCCTCGGTGAATGAGATAATGCATCAGGTTACTAATTTTGTATTAAGAATTCACCACTTGAAATACGTGCAGATTCCATTTGGTATCAGAAACAGACACAGATGGCAAATTTGGACTAGAAAACCTCCATTCACCTCTCAGAGCCTTTTACTCTCTGGATAATGAACTCAACTGAAAGTCCAACTTCCTGTGGCTTTGAACAAAACCTAATTATAGGGGAAAAGACTTAAATGGGCTGAAATCAAGGAAACAAGGGATGAAAACGCTTTTTTCCTGGAAGGTTACCACTTATTATCATGTGCTTGGTTTAAGCGTTTCTTGGAAATGACCCTGGCAAGAATTCTCCTGCAGGACTGTAGTATGTCCTTAAAGACCTTACATATAGAAGTCTTCCCCACAGCTCAGCTTCACTGAACTGAGTTGTTCGCCCTGCTTGTTAGTTCCTTTTGTACTCCAGAGGTAGCACCTTTGAAATACTAGGGAGCTGAGACAGTACTCCTCTGTCACTGTGCAGGCTGTGACCAGTTTGGGACACTCCTGCAGCCATCCTTCTGCTCGTTTGATTGGCTCCTATCTAACCTGCTTAGTTTGGGGATGTACTTCTGTGCACTCAGTTGAAAC of the Camarhynchus parvulus chromosome 3, STF_HiC, whole genome shotgun sequence genome contains:
- the ALKAL2 gene encoding ALK and LTK ligand 2, yielding MHSSGRTAMSGLRSSGLLGLVLLMLSAGYCKEKTDSTDLKDKQSLLNLIMEIIQELKRYHLEKDSGMPYFSKHDYNLDRREVADYGGYQDEQRVEIVPRDLRMKDKFLKHLTGPLYFSPKCSKHFHRLYHNTRDCTIPAYYKRCARLLTRLAVSPMCMEG